One stretch of Mastomys coucha isolate ucsf_1 unplaced genomic scaffold, UCSF_Mcou_1 pScaffold12, whole genome shotgun sequence DNA includes these proteins:
- the LOC116086026 gene encoding olfactory receptor 5AC1-like → MTVGNQTVVAEFVLTGLTEHPELQVPLFLVFFTIYLITMVGNLGLIALIWKDPHLHTPMYLFLGSLAFADACSSSSVTPKMLVNFLSKDHKIFLVECFTQFYFFGSSATTECFLLSVMAYDRYVAICNPLLYPVMMSNSLCMQFIHVSYIVGFLHSAIHVGLLVRLNFCKSNIIHYFYCEILQLFKISCTDPTINILLVLIFSALIQGFTFMTIIISYFSVLFAILKTKSEKGRSKAFSTCSAHLLSVSLFYGTLFLMYVRSGSGSGEDKDRMYSLFYTIIIPFLNPFIYSLRNKEVTAALRRKMK, encoded by the coding sequence ATGACAGTAGGAAACCAGACTGTGGTGGCAGAGTTTGTCCTCACAGGACTCACTGAGCATCCTGAGTTGCAGGTTCCACTCTTCCTGGTTTTCTTCACCATCTACCTCATCACCATGGTGGGCAACCTTGGACTGATTGCTCTCATCTGGAAGGACCCTCACCTCCATACTCCCATGTACTTATTTCTGGGAAGCCTAGCTTTTGCAGATGCCTGTTCATCGTCCTCTGTGACTCCCAAGATGCTTGTCAATTTTTTATCTAAGGATCACAAAATATTCTTGGTTGAGTGCTTCacccagttttatttctttggttccAGTGCAACGACAGAATGTTTCCTCCTGTCAGTGATGGCCTacgaccgctatgtggccatatGCAATCCTTTGCTTTATCCAGTGATGATGTCCAATAGTCTCTGTATGCAATTTATACATGTTTCATATATTGTAGGTTTTCTACATTCAGCAATTCATGTGGGTTTGTTAGTGAGATTAAATTTCTGCAAATCCAACATCATACACTATTTCTACTGTGAAATCTTGCAATTATTCAAAATTTCCTGCACTGACCCTACAATTAATATTCTTctggttttaatattttcagctttGATACAAGGTTTTACTTTTATGACTATTATCATCTCctacttctctgttctttttgcCATCCTGAAAACAAAGTCTGAGAAAGGCAGAAGCAAAGCATTCTCCACCTGCAGTGCCCAcctgctctctgtgtctctgttctaCGGCACTCTTTTCCTCATGTATGTGCGTTCTGGGTCTGGATCAGGTGAAGATAAGGACAGgatgtattctttattttatacaataataATTCCCTTTCTAAATCCTTTTATATACAGTCTGAGGAACAAAGAGGTAACAGCTGCcctgagaagaaaaatgaaataa
- the LOC116086029 gene encoding olfactory receptor 5AC1-like has translation MAEENHTLVTEFILVGLTERPMLKVALFLLFLIIYLITMVGNLGLIALIWKDSHLHTPMYFFLSSLAFADSCTTSSVTPKMLLNFLSKNHEISLVECFAQFYFMGSSATTECFLLSVMAYDRYVAICNPLLYPVLMSNRLCIQFVSVTYLLGVLHLAIHVGLLLRLTFCRSNIIQYYYCEILQLFNISCIDPTINMFVLLIFSISIQAFTFVTILVSYIRVLFAILRKKSEKGRSKAFSTCSAHLLSVSLFYGTLFLIYVCPGSGPVGDKEKMLSLFYTVIIPLLNPFVYSLRNKEVIDAFRRVMNNN, from the coding sequence ATGGCAGAAGAAAACCACACTCTGGTCACTGAGTTTATCCTCGTGGGACTCACAGAGCGTCCCATGCTAAAAGTTGCCCTGTTCTTACTGTTCCTCATCATCTACCTCATCACCATGGTGGGAAATCTCGGACTGATTGCTCTCATTTGGAAGGACTCTCACCTCCATactcccatgtacttcttcctcagcagCTTGGCCTTTGCGGATTCATGCACTACATCCTCTGTGACTCCCAAAATGCTTCTCAACTTTTTATCTAAAAATCATGAGATATCCCTGGTTGAGTGCTTTgcccaattttattttatgggttcCAGTGCAACCACAGAATGTTTTCTCCTATCtgtgatggcctatgaccgctatgtcgCCATATGTAACCCCTTGCTCTATCCGGTGCTGATGTCTAATAGACTCTGTATTCAGTTTGTATCTGTGACATACTTACTTGGTGTTCTGCACTTGGCAATTCATGTGGGTTTGTTACTTAGACTGACTTTCTGCAGATCCAACATTATACAATATTACTACTGTGAAATTTTACAACTTTTCAACATTTCTTGCATTGATCCAACAATTAACATGTTcgtgcttttaattttttcaatttctATACAAGCCTTCACCTTTGTAACCATCTTGGTTTCATATATCCGTGTCCTCTTTGCCATCCTGAGAAAGAAGTCTGAAAAGGGCAGAAGCAAAGCCTTCTCCACATGCAGTGCccatctgctttctgtctctttgttctATGGCactctttttctcatttatgttTGTCCTGGGTCTGGGCCTGTgggagacaaagagaaaatgctttctttattttatacagTAATAATTCCTCTGCTCAACCCATTTGTTTACAGTCTGAGGAACAAAGAGGTTATAGATGCTTTTAGAAGAGTAATGAATAATAACTGA